A region of the Acaryochloris sp. CCMEE 5410 genome:
TATCGATGCGCCAGACTCACAAGGGAGCGGAAAAAATCTTTGTCGACTACTGCGGTATGACGGTGCCGGTGGTCCATCCCAAAACCGGTGAGGTCAATCAAGCCCAAGTGTTTGTGGCCTGCTGTGGAGCCAGTAACTACACCTATGCAGAGGCGACCGAAAGCCAAACCATTAAGAACTGGCTCGGATCTCATCAACGGGCCTTATCCTTCTTTGGCGGGGTGCCGGTCGCTATCGTTCCAGACAACCTCAAGTCAGGGGTCACAGATCCGTGCCGTTATGAGCCGGGGATTAATCGGAGTTATCAGGACTTTGCGGAACACTACAACGTGATCATCTTGCCCGCTCGCCCCAAATGCCCTCGGGATAAACCCAAAGTGGAGAATGCGGTACAGCAAGTGGAACGTCATATTCTCGCGCCCTTGAGAGATCAGACTTTTACCAGTTTCAAACAACTCAATGAAGTGATTGCAGTAGGGCTAGAGAAGCTCAATCATCGGACTATGAAATCCTATGTATTAGATGACAATCAAGGTTGG
Encoded here:
- the istA gene encoding IS21 family transposase yields the protein MAYKRQGATLSMSKFREIIRLHELGHNKSEIARSCLISRTSVRDYLRRAQRQSLSYDQLNQLSDSDIQHLLGKGQRQSSRKKPAIDFEYVHREMQRKGVTLGLLWMEGKERGDWNCSYSGFCRRYRQWKKQHSLSMRQTHKGAEKIFVDYCGMTVPVVHPKTGEVNQAQVFVACCGASNYTYAEATESQTIKNWLGSHQRALSFFGGVPVAIVPDNLKSGVTDPCRYEPGINRSYQDFAEHYNVIILPARPKCPRDKPKVENAVQQVERHILAPLRDQTFTSFKQLNEVIAVGLEKLNHRTMKSYVLDDNQGWRVTSTK